AAACCGGGGACACCCAAGATTGAGAGAGAACTTACTTACAGCATGTAACGATTTTGGGGTGCCCACATCCTGATGGGAAAATAGAACACGAACAGTGAGATAAAACAGATGGTGACGAGAAGCTGGCAGGTCAGGATACCGTACACCTGGACATAGTTAATGTGGGTTAGAAGCTTAACGACAACATctcaataaattatgattaatgattatttaatttatttatttcgaaaactTACTGCGTTGTATACGatttcttaaatataacttactagctgcgccgtggggcttcgctcccgtgggaatttcgagataaaaagtaccctatgtgttattccaggttatattctacccgtgtaccaaatttcataacaatcggtccggtagattttgcgtgaacgagtaacaaacatgcatacacacatcctcacaaactttcgcatgtataatattaataggatacCAATGGTACGGCCAATTACAGGTTTCATTTAGGAAATCGTTTATGttgcaaaatacaaatacgaaaattaggtacctaagtacataCTATTTTTTGGAAACATTTTACGTAAGACCTATGgcaaaaattttgaatgcaGTTTTGGTACAAGCAAACGGATCTATTTGTGATTAAACCCTTTATTGTACTATTTCTTTAGAATTGTCAAgtaacccactgctgggcgtATTACACTGTGACAGTCATATTCTAACCTAACAATTGACATACCTataaattgacgacctcggtggcgcagtggtaaagtgcttgcctctgaaccgagaggtcccgggttcgatccccggtcgggtcatgatggaaaattatctttttctgattggcccgggtcttggatgtttatctatatatgtatatgttataaaatatatatagtatcgttgagttagtatcccatgacacaagtctcgaacttactttgaggctagctcaatctgtgtgatttgtcctaatatatttatttattaacaccGCGTACCGTATGGAGGGCATGTATAAGTGGTATACTCAGTGGCGGCCGCCCTAAGCTAATAGTATCCATCTTTCTCCTATTACTCAGGTATTACATATGAATTAACTTTTTTGCAGCCTTACATTAGGTCGCCCCTAATATCTGGCCGCCCTGGACTTGGGCCTACTGAGTTTTAGGGAAAATCCACCGCTGGGTATAATGTTGCGTCATCCACgaataatacaaacaaaaatttctttATCGAAAGTTGAACTGTATGATTGCAGGTCATGTTTCTGCTCGTATCCAATGGCATTCTGAGAATCTGAGTAGGTATGTCAAACTTAATATTTCCTGTCTCCTAActaggtataataatatatatatgtataataatatttaatgccCATCTAGTATAGACTAGatcattataaagaggtaagcgtttgtgtgtttctatgtttgaggcgggtaatctccaaaacggctgaaccgatttcaaaaattcttactaTTAGAAAGgaacattatccaagattgctataggctatattttacctcaaaattcgcgcgggagcgaagccctgagCAACATCTTGTCAAAAATATAGACATTATTTAAACCGTGACGTCTTCAACAAAATGTCACTAATTTATATCCACTTATGATGGCAGCGCAACAAGCAACTCTCATAAACTATTCTCAAATTTCATGTTGACATTTTGACACAACTAAGTAAGCACTTAGGAATGGCAATAatgattgaaatatttataagcaaCTCTTGACTTACTCTAAAGAAAGTAAAGattagtaattttgtttttgagtttattaattttgatgaaatttggcacaaatatatgaaaccttcaggagtgacataggctactgtttattatggttttatccgagcaaaGTCGGACTGctagtgttaaaataaaacggtCCACTTAGATATTTCTTATAACTATTACATAATGTACTGTATTTcatatgtatctatatatttaaattaattaggtagGGGTGTAGGTATCAGAATCTaacagtaggtacttactttccTGATAAAAGCCCTCCTTATTGTTTTCTCTGTGAAATCTAAGGCCTGGACTAAGCCATTTTCGCCCGTCTGCTCTGCCATGTATATCTGAAATACGTAAATATAAACGTTTAATccaaatacctacttacattaaataaaaactgtttttttaatttttatttatactattttatgttaatgttCTCGTTTTATCTACAAAAGCTATGAAGTCATTTTAGCAATAAACATCCCTTCGGTCTAAGGACCAACCGATATACAAAAATAGGACCGTACTTGATTcacatcttgaaattttttagGGTTACGTACCTCAAAgttaaaaacggaacccttataggatcacttcgttatctgtctgtccgtctgtcaagaCCCTTTTTCTCAGGAACACGGAAAggtatcaagttgaaatttatactAAACCAGGTCTACGGTCTCTTTCAGCtggtaaaaaaacaaacatatacgtTAACGTGATCAAAAAATATCGCCGTTTATGTCgcatattttgcgatttcacaaGAGAATCAAAACCTATAGGGTACTTCCCGTAGACCAAGAATCacagaaacagaaaaaaaagttaaatttgttattagttTCGTACAAAATTAGTGCATACGCGCTTTTCACCATTTCCGCTAGATGGTACTATGCCTTTTTAGATCGCGCTATGGAgataatcttcaaaattgtgtaCGGAACCCTCGATACGCGATCTCGATTATAATCTCGAGGGCTCGGTTCGAGTTAATTGTTAATGTACTTGAGTGATAGGTACAGAAATTAGGTACTGTGGTCCTGGAGTTACGTCAAATGAAGTCAGAAAGTGAATTCTTAAACGAAAATTTCACGTTTCTGTGTGATGATAACGCGGAGATGTTTTGCATATAACATTGCTCTTTTTTGAGCATTAATTGCGACCTAGgtactacatatattttgataatacatAATACCGTACCCATAAATAATCAGAAATAGAGGTGAtcttcatattcatattatttattcgccaaGCGTTCAATCATTTTAAAGTTACATTGGGAATTCCAATAATTATCGCGGGTGATGATGCGTCTTTATTCATATATCATAATTACGTTGCTTGTCTCTTTCATGATTAGgtactatttataattatagaacAAACAGAAAATTTCGTACATGACCAGGATGTCAAGTCAGGATATTTGGTCCCGAAAATCACGAAAATATGTTCAAGAATGTGTGTCTGTCACTAATTTTTACTATTAGTTTTATCTTtgcttatttaaaacattttattataagtacaaaTTCAAGCAAGAAACGAATTACTGTAATAAACGTATGAAGAAAAGCGTAGTCTTACATTGCTATTGTCGAAATCGGGCTTAAACCCTGGTGGGAGAGGAGGGGTCTCTTGCGGTTGACCCCCTTGGACATAAACTCCTTCTTGTAGGTAACCCCTTTGAGGATGAACCTGTGAGGTTTTGTCTTGAGGGTAAGGTGGTCCTTgtgaaaacattatttcattttgcgGGTAGCTTAGGTTAATATTGTTTGGATATGGTGCTGGTTTGCATCCTGGCTGTGTAGTAAAGGGGGGTGCATGGCCTGGCTGCAAGCCTCCCATTGGAACTATTGGTGGGTAGCCATCTTGAATACCTAGGTGGGCAACAACCTGTGGATTTGTTGATCTGCCAACTAACGTGATTTCTTGGTTATCTGTGAATTAATGaagaattaatttagaaaatgcaTTGCAGCGGCTAGAATTTTAAagattactttaaaaaattgttataaactGCATATTTGGGTGTTCTGCAAGGTTAAACGATAGGTTTGTGCACGCTCCTTTTTTATGGTTATCTCCGATAAGAGTAAACGAAAACACATTGCGAACAGGATATGAGCATAGTAACATTATAagcattattaaattaataaacgcATTAGTTATACTGTTAACGTGAAATATTTAGACACCTATATgatttacaaagaaatttaGGATGTGGGTAGGATGAAACCTCAAATATCGAATATGGTATTTTTAACACGTTTAAAAACAGGAATAAAGCTTCGaattatgtatgaaaattccataaaatacaatacaaagatAACTCTTAGCCTGGAAGGATTTGTTATAGGGATGTAGATTTCTGTGTCACGTAGGTAGGTTACCCTATGTTCAGCTAGTCTAGATAGGCCACAGTAGTTAAGCACGTGACCTCAATGCTTAAAATTCCTCTTGTATCCGGGTGAGATTTGATTACACAAACATTGGattgaatttcacgagcgctttgaactccgccgcggtatgtcattagtgtttattaaagtgtaccatacacagtaatcaatttaattatttataaataaatacgcactggtacaatgttaattttataaatgtttaattaaaaataaaggattatttattttaaaaaaaatgtcggacaGGAAtaaaacgctacacgccgcgttcaaacgctcgtgaaattcaccttGTGCCTTAAGGAATGCATtgcagtttatttttgtatctgCATCTGCAGTCAATGCACTGGGGAATGGGATTCCCCAGTGCATTTTTGATGCCCATGTGCAATCGAACACGTTAAGGGAATTAGAATCGCGAAATATGTTTGcgcaatataaacaaattgtgacgaaattaaatttaaattgtcagTCTGTTTGTTTGCCGGCTCGTGCAGGTCTGCAGATCTTACGAGGGGCGGCGCCAGACTAAATGTTGACGTCGGCGACATCGATATTCCGATGCCTCTTTTcccagtaaaaaaaaaacggtcaAGTGagccaaattataaaataatgtaagtaaacGAGTTTTATAGGTAATTCTACAAAAATAGTAGCAGGAGCCAGCAGAAAGCGTGAAGAGGAACAGACCTCAACAAACTCATttcgataaatataattatttttatctggaTTAGATCATTAGATCATGTTGGATACTAAGTAAATGTAGAGAATAGGTATTTCTTGTCaaaatgtaagtacctatttataaatatcatgaTTGCTCtgtagaaagaaaaagaaaacaacaaaaaacaaattttgtaacatgATATTGCACAACTCCTTCTTGGCaggttttttgaaaatacaattaactAGATACCTATACCTATAAGTATATCGAGAAAACCCACAGTCAAATATATTATCCTCATAGGTATatgggaaaaaaatataactgtaGCGATGTaagcattttaataaagtcTTGCAGTGTTGCGAAATAACGAGAACAATAAACCAGACTTGTGACGTCAAAAACCAGTATCCATCGATTGACCGgtcaaataatatacctacctacctaagtatCTAGAatctgtatttataaaattaactacacACACCCACTTaagctatttgttaaaattaaaaattaaaactaaaataataaatattaaattaaaattaaaaattgacactaaatcgccgtcgtcgtgcggtaaagttcccagaaggctggcgacatttgctctttgtatggccaaaATAGTCACCAGCCCTTGGGTCCACGGAGACATCGACCAGGCGTGCggaaatttctttgtaaaggGTTTTTGCATCCGCACCCCaaggtatttttaatgtaataaaaatttggaaCTTggattgattatttttaatgacatttattCGATTATCTGCACAGATTTTCCTCCATAACTTATACCTATGTCAATGTCATGTTATTATTCTCTGCCAGTCATACCTTAGgaaatgacaataataatcGTGGTTGGTACAGACTCGTATGCAGTATctg
This portion of the Plodia interpunctella isolate USDA-ARS_2022_Savannah chromosome 10, ilPloInte3.2, whole genome shotgun sequence genome encodes:
- the LOC128673083 gene encoding protein lifeguard 1-like, producing MASSKDNQEITLVGRSTNPQVVAHLGIQDGYPPIVPMGGLQPGHAPPFTTQPGCKPAPYPNNINLSYPQNEIMFSQGPPYPQDKTSQVHPQRGYLQEGVYVQGGQPQETPPLPPGFKPDFDNSNIYMAEQTGENGLVQALDFTEKTIRRAFIRKVYGILTCQLLVTICFISLFVFYFPIRMWAPQNRYMLVIAFVVYFAMAFSMICCSEVRRKAPMNLIFLGLFTVATGYMLGVITSTYNVDSVMIAVGITAAVVLSLTLFALQTKYDFTGMGGSLLCALVILLMMGIMCPIMPNKTLNILYASIGALIFSLYIVYDTQLMLGGNHKYTISPEEYIFAALNLYLDTINLFIKILTLFGRR